In one Umezawaea sp. Da 62-37 genomic region, the following are encoded:
- a CDS encoding BTAD domain-containing putative transcriptional regulator — translation MDIRLLGSVEVVRSGQVVTIAARKPRTLLAVLAVRSGTTVSSSTLVDELWQGSPPPSATNTLQTYISHLRRVLEPERGARVESRVLRLVPDGYRLDIGANHVDVLRFGDAARGGLSLVERGEHAAAATVLRDALSLWRGSPFEDVDESPVLADEAGRLTLLRRRVRAGLAEADLNDGRVEDAVRGFTAVVDEDPFDESACESLMTALCRAGRPSAAVRVYGDLRSVLRDQLGTEPAAPLRDLYESIVREEVPVVRPGAGPPRAVPDDRLESRGGPGDENPRRRSTRQVFALCGAILLLAVVTAWPGPGSTVQQAPSTAAPTEAGVNEYSLEVHPGTAYDLDVLPGEPTDRYVGSAQDDPGWNQLDLYRTMSGPDQISGVDTTRTGLAGAYNVVRLLNREAGTADCPRLPEQGGGKVMLSSLSQGAKVCVRTNQRRWVLLTVEREPAQRLEPIRVLVTVLRL, via the coding sequence GTCCGGCACCACGGTGTCGTCGTCGACGCTCGTCGACGAGCTGTGGCAGGGCTCGCCCCCGCCATCGGCGACCAACACGCTGCAGACCTACATCAGCCATCTGCGCCGGGTTCTCGAACCCGAGCGGGGCGCGCGGGTGGAGTCCAGGGTGCTGAGGCTGGTGCCGGACGGGTACCGCCTCGACATCGGCGCGAACCACGTCGACGTCCTGCGGTTCGGCGATGCCGCGCGCGGCGGGCTTTCCCTGGTGGAACGGGGAGAACACGCGGCGGCGGCCACCGTGTTGCGCGACGCGCTCTCGCTCTGGCGGGGCTCGCCGTTCGAGGACGTGGACGAAAGTCCTGTGCTCGCCGACGAAGCCGGCAGGTTGACGCTGCTGCGGCGGCGGGTCAGAGCCGGCCTCGCTGAGGCCGACCTGAACGACGGCCGGGTCGAGGACGCGGTGCGGGGGTTCACGGCGGTCGTGGACGAGGATCCGTTCGACGAGTCGGCCTGCGAATCCTTGATGACGGCGCTGTGCCGCGCCGGAAGGCCGTCTGCCGCCGTGCGCGTCTACGGTGATCTGCGCTCCGTCCTGCGCGACCAGCTCGGCACCGAACCCGCCGCGCCGCTGCGCGACCTCTACGAGTCGATCGTGAGGGAGGAGGTCCCGGTCGTCCGGCCCGGCGCCGGACCACCTCGGGCGGTACCCGACGACCGCCTGGAAAGCCGCGGCGGCCCAGGTGACGAGAACCCCCGCAGGAGGTCGACGAGGCAGGTGTTCGCGCTGTGCGGAGCGATCCTGCTCCTGGCGGTGGTCACGGCTTGGCCGGGACCTGGATCGACCGTCCAGCAGGCACCGAGCACGGCCGCGCCGACTGAGGCCGGCGTCAACGAGTACTCGCTCGAAGTCCACCCCGGAACCGCGTACGACCTCGACGTCCTGCCCGGTGAGCCGACCGACCGCTACGTCGGCTCGGCCCAGGACGATCCCGGCTGGAACCAGCTCGACCTCTACCGCACGATGTCCGGGCCGGACCAGATCAGCGGTGTGGACACCACCCGCACCGGACTGGCGGGCGCGTACAACGTCGTCCGCCTGCTCAACCGCGAGGCTGGAACGGCGGACTGCCCGCGGTTGCCCGAACAGGGCGGCGGCAAGGTCATGCTCTCCTCGCTGTCCCAGGGCGCCAAGGTCTGCGTGCGCACCAACCAGCGGCGCTGGGTGCTGCTGACCGTCGAGAGGGAGCCCGCGCAACGGCTGGAGCCGATCCGAGTCCTGGTCACGGTCCTGAGGCTCTGA
- a CDS encoding chitinase translates to MSIPRFLKRAGVAMSALVATTGVLVLPATTSSAQPSTSDASFVISEAQFDQIFPGRNSFYSYSGLTAALDAYPGFANTGDDAVKKQEAAAFLANVNHETGGLVHIVEQNTANYPHYCDTSQSYGCPAGTAAYYGRGPIQLSWNFNYKAAGDNLGIDLLNNPYLVEQDAAVAWKTGLWYWNTQTGPGTMTPHDAMVNGRGFGETIRSINGSIECNGGNPAQVQSRIDKYTQITGILGVPAGDNLSC, encoded by the coding sequence ATGTCGATACCCCGGTTCCTGAAGCGCGCCGGAGTGGCGATGAGCGCGCTGGTCGCCACCACCGGCGTCCTCGTGCTCCCCGCCACGACCTCATCAGCCCAACCGTCCACATCGGACGCTTCCTTCGTGATCAGCGAAGCCCAGTTCGACCAGATCTTCCCCGGCCGCAACAGCTTCTACAGCTACAGCGGTCTGACAGCGGCCCTGGACGCCTACCCCGGCTTCGCCAACACCGGCGACGACGCGGTGAAGAAGCAGGAGGCCGCGGCGTTCCTGGCGAACGTGAACCACGAGACCGGTGGCCTGGTCCACATCGTGGAGCAGAACACCGCGAACTACCCGCACTACTGCGACACCAGCCAGTCCTACGGCTGCCCCGCTGGCACCGCCGCCTACTACGGCCGCGGCCCGATCCAGCTCAGCTGGAACTTCAACTACAAGGCGGCCGGGGACAACCTCGGCATCGACCTGCTCAACAACCCCTACCTCGTCGAGCAGGACGCGGCCGTGGCGTGGAAGACCGGCCTCTGGTACTGGAACACCCAGACCGGTCCGGGCACGATGACCCCGCACGACGCGATGGTCAACGGCCGCGGCTTCGGCGAGACGATCCGCAGCATCAACGGGTCCATCGAGTGCAACGGTGGGAACCCGGCGCAGGTGCAGAGCCGGATCGACAAGTACACGCAGATCACCGGAATCCTCGGCGTCCCGGCGGGCGACAACCTGTCCTGCTGA
- a CDS encoding pyridoxal 5'-phosphate synthase, whose amino-acid sequence MTATDRPITRLLRSLPSLAGPLPSFDPDTAPDDPDVLFEAWLRDAVAAGLTEPHSMTLSTVDPTGRPSARVLILKNLDGGLWQFASGSGSRKGKELADTPWAALTFYWPALGRQVRVRGAVTAANAEDSARDYLGRSPSARAAALLGRQSDVLRDPRERERQLADAAELIRRDPAFVAPEWTLYGVRADEVEFWQGDQQRNHTRLRYTRTGGTWTTDLLWP is encoded by the coding sequence ATGACCGCGACGGACCGCCCGATCACCCGACTGCTCCGCAGCCTCCCGTCCCTCGCGGGCCCGCTCCCGTCGTTCGACCCCGACACCGCACCGGACGACCCCGACGTCCTGTTCGAGGCCTGGCTGCGCGACGCCGTCGCCGCCGGCCTCACCGAGCCCCACTCGATGACGCTGTCCACGGTGGATCCCACCGGCCGGCCATCGGCGCGAGTGCTGATCCTGAAGAACCTGGACGGCGGACTCTGGCAGTTCGCGTCGGGTTCGGGCAGTCGCAAGGGCAAGGAACTGGCCGACACCCCGTGGGCCGCGCTCACGTTCTACTGGCCCGCCCTCGGAAGGCAGGTGCGCGTCCGGGGTGCGGTGACCGCGGCGAACGCGGAGGACAGCGCGCGGGACTACCTGGGCAGGTCGCCCAGCGCCCGAGCGGCGGCCCTGCTCGGGCGGCAGAGCGACGTCCTGCGCGACCCGCGCGAACGGGAACGCCAGCTCGCCGACGCGGCCGAACTCATCCGCCGGGATCCGGCCTTCGTCGCTCCGGAGTGGACGCTGTACGGCGTGCGAGCCGACGAAGTCGAGTTCTGGCAAGGAGATCAGCAGCGCAACCACACCCGACTCCGCTACACCCGCACCGGCGGAACCTGGACGACCGATCTGCTGTGGCCCTGA
- a CDS encoding DegT/DnrJ/EryC1/StrS family aminotransferase, which translates to MNQDAGKPGVVVPAEGHHRRLANMRQAIHEHLDAVIDGGTTVMGAYTRQLERSLGGRWGVHAVATSSGTESLHLSLRASGVGPGDEVIVPNMTFVATAFAVNAVGATPVFVDVEPDSWLISPDAIRRAVTPRTKAVIVVHLHGQVAAMDEIMAVAAEHGLIVIEDCAQAHEATYHGRPAGSFGDFGCFSMWAGKNAGGLGDGGAVVVKDEKNLLAVERLHNLGRDRDNRYVHHSWGSRARFSELDAAVLAHQISLLPEWNEQRRLVADRYDKAFAGLPLSTPTVLPGREHVFYKYAVHTDHAVELAAHLAGRGIQAERVYPHLLSEQPAFERLPHRAEPTPVATANNPKLLCLPLYPELLEEEKQAVISGVTTFFESRF; encoded by the coding sequence ATGAATCAGGATGCGGGCAAGCCCGGCGTGGTCGTGCCCGCGGAGGGGCATCACCGGCGGCTGGCGAACATGCGGCAGGCCATCCACGAGCACCTGGACGCGGTGATCGACGGCGGCACCACGGTGATGGGCGCGTACACCCGGCAGCTGGAGCGAAGCCTCGGCGGGCGGTGGGGAGTCCACGCGGTGGCCACGTCGTCGGGCACCGAATCCCTGCACCTCTCGTTGCGCGCCTCGGGTGTCGGTCCCGGCGACGAGGTGATCGTGCCGAACATGACGTTCGTGGCGACGGCGTTCGCGGTCAACGCCGTGGGCGCGACGCCGGTGTTCGTCGACGTCGAACCGGACAGCTGGCTGATCTCCCCCGACGCGATCCGCAGGGCGGTGACGCCGAGGACCAAGGCGGTCATCGTGGTCCACCTGCACGGTCAGGTCGCGGCGATGGACGAGATCATGGCGGTGGCCGCGGAGCATGGCCTGATCGTGATCGAGGACTGCGCGCAGGCCCACGAGGCCACCTACCACGGCAGGCCCGCGGGGTCGTTCGGCGACTTCGGCTGCTTCTCGATGTGGGCGGGCAAGAACGCCGGCGGGCTGGGCGACGGCGGAGCCGTGGTGGTCAAGGACGAGAAGAACCTGCTCGCGGTGGAACGCCTGCACAACCTGGGACGCGACCGCGACAACCGCTACGTGCACCACTCGTGGGGCAGCCGGGCCCGCTTCAGCGAACTCGACGCCGCCGTGCTGGCGCACCAGATCTCCTTGCTGCCCGAGTGGAACGAACAGCGCCGACTCGTGGCCGACCGCTACGACAAGGCCTTCGCGGGCTTGCCGCTGTCGACGCCGACCGTCCTGCCGGGGCGCGAGCACGTGTTCTACAAGTACGCCGTGCACACCGACCACGCCGTCGAACTCGCGGCGCACCTGGCAGGCCGCGGGATCCAGGCGGAGCGCGTCTACCCGCACCTGCTGTCCGAACAACCCGCGTTCGAGCGTCTTCCGCATCGCGCCGAGCCGACACCCGTCGCCACGGCGAACAACCCCAAGCTGCTGTGCCTGCCGCTCTACCCGGAACTCCTCGAAGAGGAGAAGCAGGCCGTGATCTCGGGAGTCACCACGTTCTTCGAGAGCCGCTTCTGA
- a CDS encoding TetR/AcrR family transcriptional regulator translates to MTTGRPGLREQKKQATREALREAALRLALEVGPDNVRVDDIAEAAGVSPRTYNNYFSSREQAIVAAVTTERETRVAAAVIARPASVGLAEAVVEAIVEQYAGQPDGAPDALLLITTNPALRTAFVDSATTIEHPLADAISHRLGDTDPQAARVLAASVAAAVRIALERWVLPTSATTGFVVLSGSLPDLLRTALAPLVPALEAAEGCGAS, encoded by the coding sequence GTGACGACAGGACGGCCAGGACTGCGCGAGCAGAAGAAGCAGGCCACGCGCGAAGCGCTGCGCGAGGCCGCGCTGCGACTGGCGCTGGAGGTCGGGCCGGACAACGTGCGCGTCGACGACATCGCGGAAGCCGCGGGCGTCTCGCCGAGGACCTACAACAACTACTTCTCCAGCCGCGAGCAGGCGATCGTCGCCGCCGTCACCACCGAACGGGAAACGCGCGTCGCCGCCGCGGTGATCGCCCGACCCGCCTCCGTCGGCCTCGCCGAAGCCGTCGTCGAAGCGATCGTGGAGCAGTACGCGGGCCAGCCCGACGGCGCCCCCGACGCGCTGCTGCTGATCACCACCAACCCCGCGCTGCGCACCGCGTTCGTCGACAGCGCCACCACGATCGAACACCCGCTCGCCGACGCGATCTCCCACCGCCTCGGCGACACCGACCCGCAGGCCGCCCGCGTGCTCGCCGCGAGCGTCGCCGCCGCCGTCCGCATCGCCCTCGAACGCTGGGTGCTCCCGACCTCGGCGACCACCGGCTTCGTGGTGCTGTCCGGTTCACTGCCGGACCTGCTCCGCACCGCACTGGCACCGCTCGTGCCCGCGCTGGAGGCCGCGGAGGGGTGTGGGGCGTCCTGA
- a CDS encoding ATP-binding protein gives MDHQHDPGPPFDFFGRPPLVSGSVTAAVTVLHAEVEQALTLAVLPWEGDLRHWNDVRSVRSGIRRHLEAVVTSQVLEDVLLVAGELAANAHRHATLPGRVRVFRHGCAVRVEVTDRDPACPSTGGRGIPLVDRVSRAWGVLPDGEGGKTVWAELSEHR, from the coding sequence ATGGATCACCAGCACGACCCAGGTCCCCCGTTCGACTTCTTCGGCAGGCCACCACTGGTCAGCGGCTCCGTCACCGCCGCCGTCACGGTGCTGCACGCCGAGGTGGAGCAGGCGCTGACCCTGGCCGTGCTGCCCTGGGAAGGCGACCTCCGGCACTGGAACGACGTCCGCTCGGTCCGCTCGGGCATCCGCAGGCACCTGGAGGCCGTGGTCACCTCGCAGGTCCTCGAGGACGTCCTGCTGGTGGCCGGGGAACTGGCCGCCAACGCCCACCGCCACGCGACGCTCCCCGGCCGCGTCCGGGTCTTCCGCCACGGGTGCGCGGTCCGCGTGGAAGTGACCGACCGCGACCCCGCCTGCCCCAGCACCGGCGGCCGCGGCATCCCGCTCGTCGACCGGGTCAGCCGCGCCTGGGGCGTCCTGCCCGACGGCGAGGGCGGCAAGACCGTGTGGGCCGAACTCTCCGAACACCGCTGA
- a CDS encoding DMT family transporter, whose translation MTANSSATALDAPVLPTARAGLGWGLLGVLAFSFSVPFTRVAVESGGMPPLFIGAGRAVVAALLAACALAFTRQRLPRGVHWARLAVVAAGVVVGFPLLTSFALTTAPAGHSAVVIALLPAATAVMAVLRGHERPPPAFWATAAAGALAAIGFATSRGGGLGGLHWSDLLLFGAVVSAAVGYAEGGLLARELGAWQTVSWALVLAAPLMAALTAVSIAGRPPTGTPVEWAAFAYLALVSMFLAFFAWYRGLAIGPMVRVSQVQLVQPVLTIAWAVLLLGEQLTWTTVVGGAVVIACAGVAVRSRFGAGES comes from the coding sequence ATGACAGCGAACAGTAGCGCTACTGCCCTCGACGCCCCGGTGCTACCCACGGCCCGCGCCGGGCTCGGCTGGGGGCTGCTCGGCGTCCTGGCGTTCTCCTTCAGCGTCCCGTTCACCCGCGTCGCGGTCGAGAGCGGCGGGATGCCCCCGCTGTTCATCGGCGCGGGCCGGGCCGTCGTCGCCGCGCTGCTCGCGGCCTGCGCGCTGGCGTTCACCAGGCAGCGCCTGCCCCGCGGCGTCCACTGGGCCCGCCTGGCCGTCGTCGCGGCCGGTGTGGTCGTGGGCTTCCCGCTGCTGACGTCGTTCGCGCTCACCACCGCGCCCGCGGGCCACAGCGCCGTCGTGATCGCCCTGCTGCCCGCCGCGACCGCCGTGATGGCCGTGCTCCGCGGCCACGAGAGACCACCGCCCGCGTTCTGGGCCACCGCGGCCGCGGGCGCGCTCGCCGCCATCGGCTTCGCCACGTCGCGGGGCGGTGGCCTCGGCGGGCTGCACTGGTCCGACCTGCTCCTGTTCGGCGCCGTGGTGTCGGCCGCCGTCGGCTACGCGGAGGGCGGCCTGCTCGCCCGTGAGCTGGGCGCGTGGCAGACCGTGTCCTGGGCGCTCGTGCTCGCCGCGCCGCTCATGGCCGCCCTCACCGCCGTCTCGATCGCGGGCCGGCCGCCCACCGGCACCCCGGTCGAGTGGGCCGCGTTCGCCTACCTGGCCCTGGTCAGCATGTTCCTCGCCTTCTTCGCCTGGTACCGCGGTCTCGCGATCGGCCCGATGGTCAGGGTCAGCCAGGTCCAGCTCGTCCAGCCCGTGCTGACCATCGCCTGGGCCGTGCTGCTGCTGGGGGAACAGCTCACCTGGACCACCGTCGTCGGCGGCGCGGTGGTGATCGCGTGCGCCGGAGTCGCAGTCCGTTCCAGGTTCGGCGCGGGGGAGAGCTAG
- a CDS encoding PLP-dependent aminotransferase family protein: MSIDSSSRIVAELRGWIAGAAPGSRLPSTRALVARFGASPVTVQKALRTLTSQGMVESRPGVGTFVCAVRVARPNDYAWQTAALGSPDRYAPPLSAALRTTPNDVLALHSGYPDRELLPERLVRAAFTRAARGDAAVSRPPAAGLPELQAWFATELGAAAPVGVAPPSPSDVIVLPGSQSGLSTAFRALVGAGRPLLVESPTYWGAILAAAQAGVRLVPVPSGVRGPDPEALARAFERTGASAFYAQPNYANPTGAQWSSAVADRVLDVVRGHGAFLIEDDWAHDFGITTDAVPLAARDDSGHVVHLRSLTKSVSPAVRVAGITARGPARERILADAQAVSLYVSGLLQAVALDVVTHPAWRTHLRGLRQHLAARRDLLVDALREHVPTAHLEAVPSGGLNLWVRLPDATDLAGLVRDCEAAGVVVAPGDEWFPAEPTGPYLRLNYAGPNPGAFPEGARVIGAALGK, from the coding sequence ATGTCCATTGATAGCAGTTCGCGCATCGTGGCGGAACTCCGCGGCTGGATCGCGGGAGCGGCACCGGGCTCGCGGCTGCCGTCGACGCGGGCGCTGGTGGCCAGGTTCGGGGCGAGTCCGGTCACGGTGCAGAAGGCCCTGCGCACGCTGACCTCGCAGGGGATGGTGGAGAGCCGCCCCGGCGTCGGCACGTTCGTGTGCGCGGTCCGCGTCGCGCGGCCGAACGACTACGCGTGGCAGACCGCGGCGCTCGGGTCGCCGGACCGTTACGCCCCTCCGCTATCGGCCGCGCTGCGCACCACCCCGAACGACGTGCTCGCGCTGCACTCGGGCTACCCGGACCGGGAACTGCTGCCCGAACGGCTGGTGCGCGCCGCGTTCACCCGTGCCGCCCGCGGCGACGCGGCCGTGAGCAGGCCACCGGCCGCGGGTCTGCCGGAGTTGCAGGCGTGGTTCGCGACCGAACTGGGCGCGGCCGCCCCGGTCGGGGTCGCGCCGCCGTCGCCGAGCGACGTGATCGTCCTGCCGGGCAGCCAGAGCGGGCTCAGCACCGCGTTCCGCGCGCTGGTGGGCGCGGGTCGGCCGCTGCTGGTGGAGTCGCCCACCTACTGGGGCGCGATCCTGGCCGCCGCGCAGGCGGGCGTGCGGCTCGTGCCGGTGCCCAGCGGCGTGCGCGGGCCGGACCCGGAGGCGCTGGCCCGCGCGTTCGAGCGCACCGGGGCGAGCGCCTTCTACGCCCAGCCCAACTACGCCAACCCGACCGGCGCGCAGTGGTCCTCCGCCGTGGCCGACCGGGTGCTCGACGTCGTGCGCGGGCACGGGGCGTTCCTGATCGAGGACGACTGGGCGCACGACTTCGGCATCACCACCGACGCCGTCCCGCTCGCCGCGCGCGACGACAGCGGCCACGTGGTGCACCTGCGGTCGTTGACCAAGAGCGTGTCCCCCGCCGTCCGGGTGGCCGGGATCACCGCCCGCGGTCCCGCCCGCGAGCGCATCCTCGCCGACGCGCAAGCCGTGTCGCTGTACGTCAGCGGCCTGCTCCAGGCCGTCGCGCTCGACGTCGTCACCCACCCCGCCTGGCGCACCCACCTGCGCGGTCTGCGGCAGCACCTGGCGGCCCGCCGGGATCTCCTCGTGGACGCACTCCGCGAGCACGTGCCGACCGCGCACCTGGAGGCCGTGCCGTCGGGCGGGCTGAACCTGTGGGTGCGGCTGCCGGATGCCACCGACCTGGCCGGGCTCGTGCGGGACTGCGAGGCCGCCGGGGTGGTCGTCGCGCCGGGCGACGAGTGGTTCCCCGCCGAACCGACCGGGCCGTACCTCCGGCTCAACTACGCGGGTCCCAACCCCGGCGCGTTCCCGGAGGGCGCACGGGTGATCGGCGCGGCGCTGGGGAAGTAG
- a CDS encoding helix-turn-helix transcriptional regulator codes for MSIQVHLDRLLEQRGMTLVELSERVGVTVVNLSVLKNGRAKAIRFSTLTALCEALDCQPGDLLSEQR; via the coding sequence GTGAGCATCCAGGTGCACCTCGACCGACTGCTGGAGCAGCGCGGGATGACGCTGGTCGAACTGTCCGAACGCGTCGGTGTGACCGTGGTCAACCTGTCCGTGCTGAAGAACGGGCGCGCGAAGGCGATCCGGTTCAGCACGTTGACCGCGCTGTGCGAGGCGCTCGACTGCCAGCCTGGGGACCTGCTCAGCGAGCAGCGGTGA
- a CDS encoding glycosyltransferase, producing the protein MRVLLSTYGSRGDVEPLVALAVELRALDVDVLVCAPPDFAERLAGLGVPLVPVGPSASELTASAPPPSSIPERAAQLIADQFAVVPAAAEGCDAVVVTGMMPTAAGALSVAEMLGVRAVSVTFQQLTLPSPHHRPLAYPGRPLPDGVTDSRTLWDLDAENVNALFGEALDSNRVANGLPPVANVRDYVIGDRPWLATDPVLDPWREPSYFEVVQTGAWVLPHERQLPDDLVAFLDAGEPPVYVGFGSMPMHGSADVARVAVEAVRAQGRRVVVLRGWAGLAPEDVRDDCFVVGEVNQQELFGRVAAVVHHGGAGTTTTATRSGAPQVVVPQLADQPYWAGRVADLGVGVAHDCPTPTVESLSAALSAVLTAGTRERAAAVAGTIRTDGAAVAARLLVDAVERDRVTA; encoded by the coding sequence GTGCGAGTGTTGTTGTCGACGTACGGATCTCGGGGGGACGTCGAACCGCTGGTGGCGCTCGCGGTGGAACTGCGGGCGCTCGACGTGGACGTGCTGGTGTGCGCGCCGCCGGACTTCGCCGAACGGCTGGCGGGTCTCGGCGTGCCGCTGGTGCCGGTGGGACCGTCGGCGAGCGAACTGACTGCCTCCGCGCCGCCGCCGTCGTCCATTCCGGAGCGCGCGGCCCAGCTGATCGCGGACCAGTTCGCGGTGGTCCCCGCGGCGGCCGAGGGGTGCGACGCGGTGGTCGTGACCGGCATGATGCCCACCGCGGCGGGCGCGCTGTCGGTGGCCGAGATGCTGGGTGTCCGGGCGGTGTCGGTCACCTTCCAGCAGCTCACCCTGCCCTCGCCGCACCACCGGCCGCTGGCCTATCCGGGCAGGCCGCTCCCGGACGGGGTGACCGACAGCCGGACCTTGTGGGACCTGGACGCCGAGAACGTCAACGCGTTGTTCGGCGAGGCGCTCGACTCCAACCGGGTGGCCAACGGCCTGCCGCCGGTGGCGAACGTCCGCGACTACGTCATCGGCGACCGCCCCTGGCTGGCTACCGATCCGGTCCTGGACCCGTGGCGGGAGCCGTCGTACTTCGAGGTGGTGCAGACCGGCGCGTGGGTCCTGCCCCACGAGCGCCAGCTCCCGGACGACCTGGTGGCGTTCCTGGACGCGGGCGAACCGCCGGTGTACGTGGGCTTCGGCAGCATGCCCATGCACGGGTCGGCGGACGTCGCGCGGGTGGCCGTGGAGGCGGTCCGGGCGCAGGGGCGCCGCGTGGTCGTGCTGCGCGGCTGGGCCGGGCTCGCGCCGGAGGACGTGCGGGACGACTGCTTCGTCGTCGGCGAGGTCAACCAGCAGGAGCTGTTCGGCCGGGTGGCCGCCGTCGTGCACCACGGCGGCGCGGGCACCACCACGACGGCCACGCGCTCCGGCGCGCCGCAAGTGGTGGTCCCCCAGTTGGCGGACCAGCCGTACTGGGCTGGCCGGGTGGCCGACCTCGGCGTCGGCGTCGCGCACGACTGTCCGACGCCGACGGTCGAGTCCCTGTCGGCCGCGCTCTCGGCGGTGCTGACCGCCGGGACGCGCGAACGGGCGGCCGCCGTGGCCGGCACGATCCGCACCGACGGGGCCGCGGTCGCGGCGAGGCTGCTGGTCGACGCGGTCGAGCGGGACCGGGTCACCGCGTGA